The following are encoded together in the Flavobacterium haoranii genome:
- a CDS encoding NADH:ubiquinone reductase (Na(+)-transporting) subunit B: MSLKQNLHNLKEKYRGTKFEQSFNALHTFLYMPNITTHSGAHVRDAADLKRVMNTVIMAMVPVLLFGMFNAGYQMNGQINGFENTAFLSLDNFIVGLQKILPLLIVSYGVGLGIEFIFATVKKHEVEEGYLVTGMLVPLVVPIDLPLWMLAVAVAFGVIIGKELFGGTGMNVLNPALTIRAFLFFNWAAWMSGDKVWVHGAVDGVMKANGVDAISGETILGQLAQNKELHHSAYDMFMGFIPGSVGETSTALILVGALLLILSGIGSARIMISAVVGAAVMGLIFNGLVDSGVILEGTKFYSLMHFPWYQHLLVGGIAFGIVYMATDPVTASQTNVGKIVYGFLIGLFSILIRVFNPAYPEGVMMAILLMNVFAPTIDHYVVQANVKRRMKRLKLKTA; the protein is encoded by the coding sequence ATGAGTTTAAAACAAAATTTACATAATTTAAAAGAAAAGTACAGAGGTACTAAGTTTGAACAATCGTTCAATGCTTTGCATACTTTTCTTTATATGCCTAACATAACTACGCATTCAGGTGCGCATGTTAGAGATGCAGCCGATTTAAAGCGTGTAATGAACACGGTTATTATGGCTATGGTTCCAGTATTACTTTTTGGTATGTTCAATGCTGGTTATCAAATGAACGGACAAATCAATGGTTTTGAAAATACAGCTTTCTTAAGTTTAGATAATTTCATCGTTGGTTTACAAAAAATTCTTCCTTTATTAATCGTTTCTTATGGTGTTGGTTTAGGTATCGAATTTATTTTCGCTACAGTAAAAAAACACGAAGTAGAAGAAGGATACTTAGTAACTGGTATGTTAGTTCCTCTTGTTGTGCCAATTGATTTACCTTTATGGATGTTAGCTGTTGCAGTTGCATTTGGTGTAATCATAGGTAAAGAATTATTCGGTGGTACAGGTATGAACGTACTTAATCCAGCGTTAACAATTCGTGCATTCTTATTCTTCAACTGGGCAGCTTGGATGTCTGGAGATAAAGTTTGGGTTCACGGAGCTGTTGATGGAGTAATGAAAGCTAATGGTGTTGACGCTATTTCAGGTGAAACTATTTTAGGTCAATTAGCTCAAAATAAAGAATTACATCATTCGGCTTACGATATGTTCATGGGATTCATCCCAGGTTCAGTTGGTGAAACTTCTACAGCATTAATCTTGGTGGGTGCATTATTGTTAATCTTATCAGGAATTGGAAGTGCTCGTATTATGATTTCAGCTGTTGTAGGTGCTGCTGTAATGGGATTAATCTTTAACGGATTAGTAGATTCAGGAGTAATTTTAGAAGGAACTAAATTCTATAGCTTAATGCATTTCCCTTGGTACCAACATTTATTAGTTGGTGGTATTGCTTTTGGTATTGTGTACATGGCTACAGATCCAGTTACGGCTTCTCAAACTAATGTTGGTAAAATTGTTTACGGTTTCTTAATTGGATTGTTCTCAATTTTAATTAGAGTTTTCAATCCAGCTTATCCAGAAGGAGTAATGATGGCAATCTTATTAATGAACGTATTTGCTCCAACTATCGATCATTACGTAGTTCAAGCAAACGT